From a single Eleginops maclovinus isolate JMC-PN-2008 ecotype Puerto Natales chromosome 2, JC_Emac_rtc_rv5, whole genome shotgun sequence genomic region:
- the tnnt3a gene encoding troponin T type 3a (skeletal, fast) isoform X2, whose amino-acid sequence MSDTEEVDQVEAVAEEVVEEVEVAPEAAPEPEPEPEPEPVVEPEPEPEPEPVVEPEPEPEPEPEPEPELEEEKPKFKPSAPKIPDGEKVDFDDIQKKRQNKDLVELQGLIDAHFECRKKEEEELIGLKDRIEKRRAERAEQQRIRSEKEKERQVKREEERRIREERDAEKKAGEEAKKKSALSSMGSNYSSHLQKADSKRGGKKETEREKKKKILAARRKQLNIDHLNEDKLKDKINELHEWMVTLESEKFDHMERLKRQKYEVTTLRKRVEELSKFSKKGAAARRRK is encoded by the exons CTGTAGCCGAGGAGGTAGTAGAGGAAGTAGAGGTGGCTCCTGAGGCGGCCCCTGAGCCAGAGCCAGAACCAGAGCCAGAACCAGTGGtagagccagagccagagccagaaccagaaccagtgGTAGAACCAGagccagaaccagaaccagagccAGAGCCTGAGCCTGAGCTTGAAG AGGAGAAGCCAAAGTTCAA accGAGTGCACCAAAGATCCCCGATGGTGAGAAAGTGGACTTTGAT GACATCCAGAAGAAACGTCAGAACAAGGAtctggtggagctgcagggccTGATCGATGCTCACTTTGAGTgcaggaagaaggaggaggaggagctgatcGGCCTGAAGGACAGGATT GAGAAGCGTCGCGCTGAGAGAGCCGAGCAGCAGAGGATCCGGTctgagaaggagaaggagcGCCAGGTCAAGCGTGAG GAGGAGAGGCGGATCAGGGAAGAGAGAGACGCTGAGAAGAAGGCCGGAGAGGAAGCCAAGAAGAAGTCAGCTCTGTCCAGCATGGGCTCCAACTACAGCAGCCATCTGCAGAAA GCTGActcaaagagaggaggaaagaaggagactgagagagagaagaagaagaagatcctGGCCGCCAGACGCAAGCAGCTGAACATCGACCATCTGAACGAAGACAAGCTCAA GGATAAGATCAATGAGCTGCACGAATGGATGGTCACACTGGAGTCTGAGAAGTTCGATCACATGGAGAGACTGAAGAGGCAGAAGTACGAG GTCACCACCCTGCGTAAGAGAGTGGAAGAGCTCAGTAAATT
- the tnnt3a gene encoding troponin T type 3a (skeletal, fast) isoform X4, with protein sequence MSDTEEVDQVEEEKPKFKPSAPKIPDGEKVDFDDIQKKRQNKDLVELQGLIDAHFECRKKEEEELIGLKDRIEKRRAERAEQQRIRSEKEKERQVKREEERRIREERDAEKKAGEEAKKKSALSSMGSNYSSHLQKADSKRGGKKETEREKKKKILAARRKQLNIDHLNEDKLKDKINELHEWMVTLESEKFDHMERLKRQKYEVTTLRKRVEELSKFSKKGAAARRRK encoded by the exons AGGAGAAGCCAAAGTTCAA accGAGTGCACCAAAGATCCCCGATGGTGAGAAAGTGGACTTTGAT GACATCCAGAAGAAACGTCAGAACAAGGAtctggtggagctgcagggccTGATCGATGCTCACTTTGAGTgcaggaagaaggaggaggaggagctgatcGGCCTGAAGGACAGGATT GAGAAGCGTCGCGCTGAGAGAGCCGAGCAGCAGAGGATCCGGTctgagaaggagaaggagcGCCAGGTCAAGCGTGAG GAGGAGAGGCGGATCAGGGAAGAGAGAGACGCTGAGAAGAAGGCCGGAGAGGAAGCCAAGAAGAAGTCAGCTCTGTCCAGCATGGGCTCCAACTACAGCAGCCATCTGCAGAAA GCTGActcaaagagaggaggaaagaaggagactgagagagagaagaagaagaagatcctGGCCGCCAGACGCAAGCAGCTGAACATCGACCATCTGAACGAAGACAAGCTCAA GGATAAGATCAATGAGCTGCACGAATGGATGGTCACACTGGAGTCTGAGAAGTTCGATCACATGGAGAGACTGAAGAGGCAGAAGTACGAG GTCACCACCCTGCGTAAGAGAGTGGAAGAGCTCAGTAAATT
- the tnnt3a gene encoding troponin T type 3a (skeletal, fast) isoform X1, whose protein sequence is MSDTEEVDQVEAVAEEVVEEVEVAPEAAPEPEPEPEPEPVVEPEPEPEPEPVVEPEPEPEPEPEPEPELEEAVEEEEEKPKFKPSAPKIPDGEKVDFDDIQKKRQNKDLVELQGLIDAHFECRKKEEEELIGLKDRIEKRRAERAEQQRIRSEKEKERQVKREEERRIREERDAEKKAGEEAKKKSALSSMGSNYSSHLQKADSKRGGKKETEREKKKKILAARRKQLNIDHLNEDKLKDKINELHEWMVTLESEKFDHMERLKRQKYEVTTLRKRVEELSKFSKKGAAARRRK, encoded by the exons CTGTAGCCGAGGAGGTAGTAGAGGAAGTAGAGGTGGCTCCTGAGGCGGCCCCTGAGCCAGAGCCAGAACCAGAGCCAGAACCAGTGGtagagccagagccagagccagaaccagaaccagtgGTAGAACCAGagccagaaccagaaccagagccAGAGCCTGAGCCTGAGCTTGAAG AGGCTGTGGAAGAGGAAG AGGAGAAGCCAAAGTTCAA accGAGTGCACCAAAGATCCCCGATGGTGAGAAAGTGGACTTTGAT GACATCCAGAAGAAACGTCAGAACAAGGAtctggtggagctgcagggccTGATCGATGCTCACTTTGAGTgcaggaagaaggaggaggaggagctgatcGGCCTGAAGGACAGGATT GAGAAGCGTCGCGCTGAGAGAGCCGAGCAGCAGAGGATCCGGTctgagaaggagaaggagcGCCAGGTCAAGCGTGAG GAGGAGAGGCGGATCAGGGAAGAGAGAGACGCTGAGAAGAAGGCCGGAGAGGAAGCCAAGAAGAAGTCAGCTCTGTCCAGCATGGGCTCCAACTACAGCAGCCATCTGCAGAAA GCTGActcaaagagaggaggaaagaaggagactgagagagagaagaagaagaagatcctGGCCGCCAGACGCAAGCAGCTGAACATCGACCATCTGAACGAAGACAAGCTCAA GGATAAGATCAATGAGCTGCACGAATGGATGGTCACACTGGAGTCTGAGAAGTTCGATCACATGGAGAGACTGAAGAGGCAGAAGTACGAG GTCACCACCCTGCGTAAGAGAGTGGAAGAGCTCAGTAAATT